Proteins from one Cyprinus carpio isolate SPL01 chromosome B15, ASM1834038v1, whole genome shotgun sequence genomic window:
- the dnajc30b gene encoding dnaJ (Hsp40) homolog, subfamily C, member 30b: MAEVAGCLRNGAHKLSVVITLRRRYHHLCAPDRTPGVTEHTRNRGYSSGPREDPAPLHRSPTEYYDILRVSPSATPAQIKSAYYKQSFIHHPDRNRDRSEDAARLFALVAEAYSVLGDSGLRRKYDRGVLNRTDVQSAGRPSPSRASTPRRAPFDFDAFYQAHYGEQLQREQQMRRRREQTRQQQQHTLRAWRRMKMNEVTVALLLLCGGGILISLRP, from the coding sequence ATGGCGGAGGTCGCCGGCTGTCTGAGGAACGGAGCACACAAACTCTCTGTCGTTATAACACTACGGAGACGTTATCATCATCTGTGCGCTCCTGACAGGACTCCCGGAGTGACCGAGCACACGCGGAACCGAGGCTACAGCAGCGGGCCGCGCGAGGACCCCGCTCCTCTGCACCGGAGCCCAACCGAGTACTACGACATCCTGAGGGTCTCGCCGAGCGCCACGCCCGCGCAGATCAAAAGCGCTTATTACAAACAGTCCTTCATCCATCACCCGGACCGGAACCGGGACCGCAGCGAGGACGCGGCGCGGCTCTTCGCGCTCGTCGCCGAGGCCTACAGCGTGCTCGGGGACAGCGGCCTCCGGAGGAAGTACGACCGCGGGGTCCTCAACCGGACCGACGTGCAGAGCGCCGGGAGACCGTCACCCTCGCGCGCGTCCACGCCTCGGCGCGCGCCCTTCGACTTCGACGCGTTCTATCAGGCGCACTACGGCGAGCAGCTGCAGAGAGAGCAGCAGATGAGACGCAGGCGCGAGCAGAcgcggcagcagcagcagcacacgcTCCGAGCctggaggaggatgaagatgaacGAGGTGACAGTGGCCCTGCTGCTGCTCTGCGGAGGCGGCATCCTCATCAGCCTGAGACCCTGA